TTGTCGATTCGGTTAGGAACCATAGTCTCGACAACACCATTTGCAGAAACGACGTTGCCTAACCAAAAACGGATCAAGTCTATTTGGTGGGAACCACTTGCGCCCATACGCCCGCCGCCACGTTCTTCAAGCATCCACCAGTCACCCTCAGACTTTGAACTAGGGTCACTTAGGGCTGCTGAGATGTTGACGATGTTGAGGTGCTTAACTTTGCCAATAGCGCCGCCCTCAATCAGCTCTTGGATTTTACGGCGATTGGGGTTGAAGCGGAGTTCATGGTCAATCATGTGGATGCGGCCTAGTGAGTCTGCTTTTTCCAGCATGGCGGCTGACTCTTCAGAGTTCATCGCCATGGGCTTATCACACAACACATGAGCTCCTGATTCTAGTGCTGCTAGAGCCATTGGTGCGTGAGTGTCAGTTGGCGTAGCGATACATACTAAATCCAAATCATGGCTTGCCAGCATAGCCTGCCAATCGTCGTAGGCTTCTGGTACTCCGAACTCATCACCAGCAGATTTGGCACTCTCTAGCCTTTGACTGGCTATAGCCACGACTTCTGCCTCGTTTATAGTTGCCAATGCTGGTAGAAAAGCCGCCCGGGCGAAACTTGCTCCGATCACACCTACCTTAATACTCATGGTTGTTTCCTTCCTATACTCATATTTTGGCAGGCTGATCGATTTTGATCCTTCTGCCTTCACGCGCTGATTGTATGCACGCCTCAACCATTGCTAACGACCCTAGGTGGTCTTTGCCACTGCATTCGATTGGTGCTCCCTGCGAAGCCTGAAGAAATGCTGTCAGCAAACTACTCAGGTCAGTAACCCATGGTTCGGACGGCGGCAACTCTACTGGTGTGAGTTCTTTATCCATGCGCTTTGCTTGGTACAAGTCACCGAACATATCGCGTTGGACTATAACCCCGTTACTGCCATCTGTACGCCATTCGAAATTGAGTTCTTGCCAACCACCAACCCAGGTGCCTTGATAGTTAATTTCGAAGCCACCTTCGAATTCAAATAAGGCCGACACATTGGTGTCGTCTGCGTACATCGTCCAAGACGGGTTCCAGCTTCGGCAGTATACCGCTACTGCTTCCCGTTGGTATACAAAGCGCATTAGGTCGAAGTGGTGAATCGATTGTTCCCACAACATTGGTTGCAACATACTAATTGGATACCGATTGAGTCTTTGGGCGTGCCCGTTGCGCCAACGTTCGTAGGTGAAGCGACAGAATCCTAGTTGCCCAGCAGCATCTTTTTCTAGAAGACGTCGGTATTTCTGGGTAACTGGTAAGTACCGGAAGTTTAGGCCTATCATTAAAGGAATCCCCGCTTTCTCAGCCTGTTGAACATAGTCAATTGCGAGTTCAAGATTGAGGGCTAAAGGTTTCTCAACAAGTAAGGGTAGTCTATGTTTACAAGCTGCGGCGATATCCATTTCGCGGGAATCTGGAGGTGTTGCGAGAATAGTCGCATCGATGTCCTCTATGGTTTCGAGCGCCTCGGTTAGAGACGCGAATGATGGTTGATTCCCAAATCGATGTTGAGCTTGTTCTAGAGAGGTTGGGTCAGGATCAACGTAGCAAATCAAATCGCAGTCGGGATTGCGTTGGATCGTATCAGCCCAGGCGTGGCCGCGCGCTCCAAGTCCAGCCAAAACAAGGCGCAGTTTCTTCACAAGTCACCTGTCCTTGGGAGCTTAGTAAAGTAATCAGGGCTTAGGGCATCACAAGTGGATGGGGTTTTCCTAATGGGCCGATTCGTAGTGTCATCGTCGTTCTCAAGATGTCTTAATGAGTAGGGTAAAACCTTAATTTCTCCAGATGATAATGGTGCTTTATTACCGTTCATCTTTTCACGCTGAAAGGTTGACCTGTTAACGGCATAATAGGTTGTCAGGCTACCACTATTAATGGAGGTTTCGCTGATCGGAAGGGCTCTCCGTACGGGTCAATATTATTGACGTTTTAGGTCTGCGGTTGCCATCTGGTGGTAAGGGGTAATGACTGGACCACGCAAGATGGGATCGTCAACGTCTTCGAGCCATTTCAGAAGTAGGTCGTCTAGGTTTTCTCGCACTGCGCGATAGCATGGGTCTATCCCCAGATTATTTAGCTCTTGAGGGTCGGCAGCCAGGTCATACATTTCAACCACAGGGCGTTCCTGCAGGGGTCCTGTACCAGGGATATGTGATTTGAACCCTTCTTTTGGTGCTATTGGCATGCGACTCGGAGTGAAGTTCCTAATGAGTTTAAATTTATCACTCCGAACGCTACGCGATTCGGTCCATCGTTGAGCTGCGTGCATCATGCCGAAAGTAATTTCTCTGGCCGGTAAGGCTTTTTCGTCGCGGAAGAAAGAAGCAAAACTCTTGCCTTGTACATTCTCAGGAATTGGGAGGTTAGCTAAATCTAGGAGCGTTGGCAAAATATCAATATTGCTAGTTTGCCAGTTACACACTGTCCCACCACTTACCCCTCCTTCAGGCCAGCGCATTAGTAGAGCTGTTTTTAGTCCACCATCGTATAGCTGCCATTTACACCTGGGGAGTTCGACACCGTGATCGCTAGTGAAAACTACTATTGTATTTTTATCAAGGCCGGTAGAAGCAAGCTTCTTTAGTATTTGGCCAACAGCTTTGTCTAGGTAACTGATTGCTCCTTGGAGGCCCGAAATGTACTTATTGGTGATTGTTCCATGTGCCGAGTGTGACTTGATCTCAACGCCGTTGGAATCGTCTGGCTCAGCCCCACTCCAGTCAAATGGAGTGTGAGTTTCGAACATGCCGATTTGGGCATAAAACGGGGAGTCGGTGTCTTTGCATTCCTCTAAGAATTCGGTAACGGCTTCAGCAGTTTCAACGGCTGAAACGATTCGTTCACCTGTGATCAAATGGAACCAACCAGATTCCTTTAGAGGTTGTTCCTGAAACCCAAGATTGTCATCAGGGGGTGCTTCGTGTTGGTGGTTGAATAGAACGGTACGGTAGCCGTGTGAATGGAGGAGATGTGAAAGGTGCTTCTCGCCAGAGTTGAGTCGCCAGCTGTATGGTTCTTGGATAAGGCTCATCAGACCGTTGCTTTGAGGGTACCTACCCGTCATCATTGCGCCCCGACTTGGTGTGCAAACTGGGGATGTACAGTATGCGTTTGAGAATAAATATCCGTCGTTAGCAAAGGCATCAAGGTGGGGAGTGTTCAATGTAGGGTGTTGGTAACAACCGAGCCAATCTCCCATGTCGTGACTAGTTATGAAAATGATA
The Trueperaceae bacterium DNA segment above includes these coding regions:
- a CDS encoding oxidoreductase — protein: MKKLRLVLAGLGARGHAWADTIQRNPDCDLICYVDPDPTSLEQAQHRFGNQPSFASLTEALETIEDIDATILATPPDSREMDIAAACKHRLPLLVEKPLALNLELAIDYVQQAEKAGIPLMIGLNFRYLPVTQKYRRLLEKDAAGQLGFCRFTYERWRNGHAQRLNRYPISMLQPMLWEQSIHHFDLMRFVYQREAVAVYCRSWNPSWTMYADDTNVSALFEFEGGFEINYQGTWVGGWQELNFEWRTDGSNGVIVQRDMFGDLYQAKRMDKELTPVELPPSEPWVTDLSSLLTAFLQASQGAPIECSGKDHLGSLAMVEACIQSAREGRRIKIDQPAKI
- a CDS encoding oxidoreductase, which produces MKVGVIGASFARAAFLPALATINEAEVVAIASQRLESAKSAGDEFGVPEAYDDWQAMLASHDLDLVCIATPTDTHAPMALAALESGAHVLCDKPMAMNSEESAAMLEKADSLGRIHMIDHELRFNPNRRKIQELIEGGAIGKVKHLNIVNISAALSDPSSKSEGDWWMLEERGGGRMGASGSHQIDLIRFWLGNVVSANGVVETMVPNRIDKASGNAWTATADDFTRFTLKMESGALATVLISGAARHGVGSSTQIFGSEGTIFLSDNDEKLLVAKAGEDFQDQSVSDPNEGLEGVGSGIWNVSVVSLMRELISAISEHRNLNWGATFEDGLRCQEVMDAVRRSSTERRWIDL